Genomic segment of Oncorhynchus tshawytscha isolate Ot180627B linkage group LG13, Otsh_v2.0, whole genome shotgun sequence:
CTAGGTACTCTTTACGTCTTGGCAAAATCAAACAAACAACATTTTGAGACAAGAAATAGACAGATCCATCAATATTCACAGCTTCCTTCTCGTGGGGGGACACTGGTTTTGAAGGAGATGGGAGTGGACCACAGTCCCACTCACCTCCATACAGATAATTAGCAGCTTGGGTATATTAGCTTAATATGTAGTAGCACATGTAGAAAATGACCTGGAGCAGGTAGAAAGGCAGGACATTTAGAAGCAGGAATGAATAAAGCAGAATGTAAATATTGTAGAAATACTGTAAAGTAGGCAGAAGATGTATACCTAGATATGTAGCTCGGGGTCAATGTTACCTGAGCATGGAGCAGAAGTGACCTAGTTATCATACTGTAGCTGGAGCtgactggtctgtgtgtgtgctgctctTTGCAGTGCTGTTTCTGTACTTTTCCATTACTTCTGCTAAGAAGTGAGCGTTGCACATTCCTGTTCTGATATGGAATTATGATTTATGACCGGGCAGCTTCCTGCTTATCTCTATTGATGAGCAATACCCTCGAATTCCTCGGTGGCCCAATTCTATGCAGCAGCTATTGGcaataaatgtaataaaaaacaTTTGGCAAATAATATGAAACACAAGATTGGGCTAGACTCCTCTGTGATGGTTTCTTTCACCACGTCATCTGTTTTCTGTTTCACCCCTCAATAAGGATTTACAAACTGTGAACTGATAATTAAAGCTGGCTTCAACACGTTTTCCTTAGAGCCTATCTGTCTCATAGCTAAATTGCTGCATTTCACCATCTCTTTTTTCCCCAAAAAAGTTTCGTTATCTGTGCTTCAGCAGAGTCGAAAATGACAACAGGAAATGACAACAGGAAATGACAACAGGAAATGAGAACATAATGGCAACAGTGGCAGTGCAAGCGTGTTCTGTGTTTTCCTTTCGTCTTTCCTCACTCCCTGTCCCTCACACATCCCCGTCCCTCACACATCCCCGTCCCTCACACATCCCCGTCCCACATTTGATGTTGATGTTTGAAAGTCTATTTCAGAGTCTAAACAGCTCCCTACACAATGTtttacacacacaaccacacacacaaagtacacacacacacagaccttgtTGTGCAGGAGCTAGAGCAGGTCTAAGGACTGCACTGTTGTCGTTTAGCcagtatctatccctccctctaggtCAGCGGAGAATATGGGCAATGGTCATGGGCAACAAAGCTCCCATTATGGCATTGAGATGTATTAAGGGCTGGGAGAACGTGGCCCTATTGGTGGCTTGTTGCACCCCACTAGGGGGGCGAACAGTGGTCCGGGGAGGGCACTTATGCTTCCTCCGCGTGACCGTGCCATCCGGGGACGTGTGGTCATATTTGCCCCCTTCAAAATCGGGCGAGGAATACTCCTTATCGGCTATCTCCTTTAAGGTATGCACCTCATTCTGCCCTTTCCCCTTGCCTCCCCTGACACGCTGGCGGGTGCAGTTCCGAGCGCGGCCTGGCCTCTGAGGGGGCGCCACCCCAGGTTGTCCCTCTGATGCTGTGCCCTCCCCGCTTATGGACGGGGGTGGATGGGGCAGAGGCGAGGGTGGCGAGGGATAGTGTGGTGACTCGTTGTGGTGAGGACGGTGGGGGTGGGAGTGAGGCGGTGGCACCGGGTGTGGCTCCTTCTTCAGAGACACCTTATCAGTCCCGGCCCAGGTCTTGCTCTGGTGCAGGGACTCAGAACCAGAGCAGTTGGGGAAGTCCTCCTTGCGGAGCTGCTTGAGGTCCTTCCCAGCCACCTCGGCCGGAGCCTGACAGCCTACGGACGAAGTAGAACCTCTGAAGCGTTTGAGCCAGTCCCACAGCGACAGGGCCTTGCAATCACACTCCCAGGGGTTGTCGTTGAGGCGCAGGTACTCCAGGGCAGGCAGCAGTGCCAGGCAGTCTCCAGACAGCTCGGTCAGTGAGTTGTTGAACAGGTAGAGGGTTGTGAGGCGACGCAGGTCGTGGAAGGCCAGGCGGTCCACCCACTGCAGCTGGTTGTGGTGCAGCAGCAGGCGGTCCAGGGCCCCCAGCCCCCGGAAGGTGTTCTGGTGCAGCGACCACAGACGGTTCCCATGCAGGAATAGGTGGCTCAGGTTGTGGAGGTCCACAAAGATGTCATCCTGCAGGAACTCCAGGTGATTATCCTGAGAACAGCCAAACACAGCAAAATGGAGAGGTTATACACCTCCGGTACTCTGTAGCACTGTACCTACCAACATGTTGTTTGGTTATAAGGTATGTGGCTACTATAAAGTAGGACAGAGAAACTAAAGCTTAACAGCCCtgggtatatacagtaccagtcaaaagtttggactcacctactcattcaagggcttttctttatttggactattttctacattgtagaacaatagtgaagacatcaaaactatgaaataacacatgtggaatcatgtagtaaccaaaaaagtgttaaacaaatcaaaatataccccctttgcgttgatgacagcttcgcacactcttggcattctctcaaacagctttatCTGGAATCcgttccaacagtcttgaaggagttcccacatatgctgagcacttgttgactgcttttccttcactctgcagtccaactcatcccatctcaattgggttgaggtcgggtgattgtggaggccaggtcatctgatgcagcactcaatcactctctttggtcaaatagcccttacacagcctggaggtgtgttttgggtcattgtcctgatggaaaacaaatcatagtcccactaagtgcaaaccagatgggatggtgtattgctgcagaaagctgtggtagccatgctggttaagtgtgccttgaattctaaataaatcacagacagtgtcaccatcaaagcacccccacacatcacacctcctcctccatgcttcatggtgggaaccacacatgcggagatcatccgttcacctactctgcgtctcacaacggcacggcggttggaaccaaaaatctcaaatttggactcatccgaccaaagaacagatttccatcggtctaatgtccattgctcgtgtttattggccaaagcaagtctcttcttcttattggtgtcctttagtagtggtttctttgcagcaatttgaccatgaaggcctgattcacacagtctcctctaaacagttgatgttgagatgtgtctgttacttgaattcatttgggcagttaactctaatgaacttatcctctgcagcagaggtaactttgggtctttctttcctgagggggtcctcatgagagccagtttcatcatattgCTGTTTTTTGCGCACTTGTTCTTGAATTTTTATGCTCACAAAGTTCTGGAAATTTTcaagattgactgaccttcatgtcttaatgtaatgatggactgttgtttctctttgcttatttgagctgtttagccatcatatggacttggtattttaccaaatcgggctaacttctgtataccacccatgccttgtcacaacacaactgattggcacaaatgcattaagaaggaaagaaattccacaaatgaacttttaacaaggcacacctgttaattgaaatgcattccaggtgactacctcatgaagctggttgagagaatgccaagagtgtgcaaagctgtcatcaaggcaaagggtggctactttgaagaatctgtttaacacttttttggttacaacatgattccatgtgttatttcatagttgtgatgtcttcactattattctacaatgtagaaaatattaaaaataaagaaaaatccaggaatcagtaggtgtgtccaaacttttgactggaactctATATTGTATTTTCAAATGTAAAATGCAGCATTGTTTTGTTTGACTAAAAGTGTCATAGAGCCCCAGTGGCCAACGTACCTGTAGGTAGAGATACTGCAGGTTGCGTAGCCCCTGGAAGATGTTACTGGGCAGCGCACTGAGCCCACAGCGGTACAGGTGCAGAGCATGGAGCCGGCCCAGCCCATGGAAGGTGTCTGCAGCCAGGGAACGTAGGTGACGGTTGTCCCCCAGGTCCAGCTCCTCCAGCTGGGCGAAGCCGTGGAAGGTGGAGGGCTCGATGTAGGTGATGTTGTTGGAGTAGATCCACAGTGTGACCGTGGTGGGGCTGAAGTGGCCCTGCAGCAGCCGGTGGATCTTGTTGTTCTGCAGGAAGATGCGCTCGCTGTGCGGGGGAATGCCTTCGGGGACGGACAGGAAGTTGTGTGCCTGGCAGCTGACAGTACTGGGCGCGGTGTAGCAGATACAGTGGTGTGGGCAGGACCAGGAAAGCTCCAGACCACAGAGAACCAGCAGGAACTCCAGCCCGCAGcctggagagaggacagagagaaagaaatgaaTTAGAGGAGGTAGCTACATTTAGACTGGGGATTTGATTCTGAATTGAAAATCTGCCGTCTGACTTTGATGTCTATTTCGGGACATGAAAGGAAAGAAGAATGATTTTTGGAATATTATTTTCGAGGAAGTGGAGAAAGATGAGTtggggggagaggagaaataCTGTAAGTGGAATCAAAGTGATAAAAGAGTGAGATATTGACGAGGAATAAGGGATGGGCAAGGGGGTAGGATGATAAAGGAGATCTGGAGAAAGCCATGTCAGGAGTAAACAGTATGAGGGATGATGTAGGGAggccagaccagagagagactgtcagaTATATCTATATAAGAGAGAAAAATGGATTCTGGCCTGATAGATGACTCATGTGACCTGTTGCTATCATAGATTTTCTGGCTTCACAGAGTGGCATTGGGCCTTTGAGGAGTTCTGCTTCTATTGAGCCACTCAATGCAAGTGTGGACATTACGCTCTTGGCTTGGTATCCACAACTCCAAATCATCTGGTGTCTAAGTTGGTAACAGACTGAGGCCTGTGTTGCTCTTAGAGTCTGTTCAAGATCAGCCCAAACAATAACATGAATTTCAGTCGGTTGCTGGATCTAGTATCTCAAAAAGTCTGATTAGACCTATATTACAGTATGGGTCATTTTTGTTCATGTACTGCCTCCTGCACACACTACATTTCACTGTTCTCAGTTTTCCAATCATCTCTGTGAGATAGTATTATGATGAAGCAGTTCATCTCTGTCCATCAGCTTACTACAACTCTACTATACTCACAACcataatcagagagagagagagtgtgtgttggtGCTATAAATACCCTCTCATTAACCAGTCCTTTACAGCAAGGATTAGAAAATACCTGTCAAAAGGTGGGGTGAGGGATAAATGGGCTGCGGAATGCTCACTTAAACTTATGTTAAGTTTCTCAGAGACAGTCAGACTTGCTGATGTTTGGTGACACGCTTCCATAGCCCCATGGTGTGACTTATCCATCAGCTTATCTACAGGGGGAATCAACCAATGGGAGAAAAGCAGGAGTCTATCCCCTCGTAATGAGAATCCCCATTTGACAAGCGGTGGCTGTGTCCCCTTCAATTTATTATTCAAGGCACCATGGCACTCTGATTCACTCCCTCTAATCGATACGTTTCTGTTGCCTTTTAACTCGCTGCTACCTAATCCCAGGGCTGCTACACTGGAATTCAGGAGCAGGGAATTACTATTTttcaggacaggagacagcataGACAAGCATATTTATCTGAATATTCCTCCTCGTCCCCAAACTGTGTCTAAACTGTGACATTCAGCTTCTGACTTCACTGACCTTCAGCGGTAATTGTCAGTGTGTCTGGAGTAGAAAAGAGGAGCGGTGTGCCGTGCATCATCCTACTCGAACAGGGGCAgaaacctctcctctccccagagcGGGTCCTGTAATCCCGTTTGTCAACTGACTAACTGTGCATCTTCTCAATCCACCATGCAAACATGCTCCCGAATACAGGTCCTCTCAAGGTTGAACATTGGGGAACAATAAATAGGCTAAAGAACTGTGTGTAAAACGGTTTAACAGTGTCAGAGTACACCGCTCGTCACTGTCATCCTTTGTGGAACACAGTGTATTGTAAGAAAGGGGGTCACAGATTTGGAAGAGTCCTTGATAGTCATGTGTTGTGTACAGGTGCATTTGGTGCCATCGTGCCGGAGGGGAAAGGACTATGCATTTTGGTCAGAGGACATGGCACAGCCACTGCCCTCTCTGCCCTTGCAGCAGAGTGGCATCAGAGTCAGGACACGTTTGATGGTTCACTGCATTGGGGCACGAATCCCCTCACTCATACTGTTGGCCTACCAGTAAAGCACTATACTTGTACCTTTCACAAAGCCAAGAGAAATGTCTAGGAGGAAAACAAGATGATTACAAAATGGAACTTGATATTTCAGTCACAAGTACAGAAAAAACGACTTACATTGTTGTGAGAGGAAACGTCCCAATCAAATAGTGGTCTTTGACTTCCACTTTACATGCCACTCTTTTTCTGTttgtctatttctctccctccccaattTCCTTTTTCACTATAATATTTACATGGAGATGTATTGAGCATGACACTTGCTCTTTGACTGAATGAGAGGAGACATGCTGCATTGCTCCTGGGAAATAAATAAGGATATATCAAACAAATACACAGACTCAGAGAGAGTAAATGCATCACCCTGTTTGAGGAAtatttcaatgtatcacaatgCAGCCTATTTAAAAAACAGCTTTACATTCATAATTTTGACATCTTTTCTATTTACCAATGTATACTGTACTTTGGCCTTTTTCCATTATAATGTATACTGATGGATTTTCATGTACATATACATTATTGGCATTGATCTCCTACCACAAACAGCACTGTTTATGTCATAGTTTCACCCTGCTCCACTTTGTGTGGACTATACTGCTTTTTGGATGCCATTTATTTAAGAAAAACCATGTTCAAGCTATGAGTCATTGAATGGCTCAGGTAGAATGGTTTCCTTATCTATTTCATTATCCATTCAATGCCTCTTCCTTTCACCTCTCAGAGCTGCCGTCACAATAAGGCCTGTGATTATATTATACTTTCCCAGGCCTTGTGCTATCTTTATTTCCATTTTGCTTCACGCATGTCATAGAACTAAGTATCAGCATCAGCCATGACACTGGAGCGAGAGAAAGCACGAGagggggacgggagagagagggggagatccTACTTAGATAGGGAAACAATTTGAATCAGTGGCCCAGATGCTAATCAAGTTTCCTACATAAAGATTCCCCCTCCCGTATCTCCTCTGTCTTCCCCAGCATGTCAGAAGCCAGTAATTGATTCTTTACTCAGATGAATATGTTCCCTTAA
This window contains:
- the LOC112266137 gene encoding reticulon-4 receptor-like 1 gives rise to the protein MFKGGCGLEFLLVLCGLELSWSCPHHCICYTAPSTVSCQAHNFLSVPEGIPPHSERIFLQNNKIHRLLQGHFSPTTVTLWIYSNNITYIEPSTFHGFAQLEELDLGDNRHLRSLAADTFHGLGRLHALHLYRCGLSALPSNIFQGLRNLQYLYLQDNHLEFLQDDIFVDLHNLSHLFLHGNRLWSLHQNTFRGLGALDRLLLHHNQLQWVDRLAFHDLRRLTTLYLFNNSLTELSGDCLALLPALEYLRLNDNPWECDCKALSLWDWLKRFRGSTSSVGCQAPAEVAGKDLKQLRKEDFPNCSGSESLHQSKTWAGTDKVSLKKEPHPVPPPHSHPHRPHHNESPHYPSPPSPLPHPPPSISGEGTASEGQPGVAPPQRPGRARNCTRQRVRGGKGKGQNEVHTLKEIADKEYSSPDFEGGKYDHTSPDGTVTRRKHKCPPRTTVRPPSGVQQATNRATFSQPLIHLNAIMGALLPMTIAHILR